Proteins from a genomic interval of Amphiura filiformis chromosome 9, Afil_fr2py, whole genome shotgun sequence:
- the LOC140161124 gene encoding uncharacterized protein isoform X1, whose product MTASLEAALEKAEHLLDIAQHRPPKARHPTSSKWKPLQHSLYDLYVEESAKDQEEKNLKSSVHLLDKYITREKLTCLIVNLYPGNQGYSLMLRGKNNADTETLRLPYEESEMLEFLDAEELPPILVDLLEKSQAPIFHNGCVVAEVRDYRQSANGQTHSTHHVLLRPTPQTLMCDLNALTSDGNRWSTDDKLQLESQLLLATQEPLCLDPSPSVSCIGNAVQQDRHRLNNRPLKKCMKRCSQVARNKRALLKSLPAPTGLKLHDFLAKRGKDRGPPVSVNLKVGKPVSACIDMWKQRENDLTMPENVLAEQFATINDRPRQKDNSLITIEEVMLDMERSNGKTSHAKISIRQRQLDQSYQGELYYDRDYRIQGTPKLGATCRFFLGSWQGAQRYKKQFIDLFTEEGRRPVKITRVVPGQPPQMLQHIPMQASASSSSSSSSSTAAKAQALQRQQQQQRLKQQQQLQQQQQLQQQQQQQQLQQQQQLQQQQQQQQQQQQLQLQQQQQQQLQQQLQQQQQQQQQLQQQQLQQQQQPVTTPIHVGASLQQNNSNNQITNNLHIKQEQDQLDVKPQQMKLSLNLNGAAGSISSNTLNSPITQATIQGSVLTSQPMNLSLTQQQLQQPQVQHQQQPIAPQPQQLTPQQVQQAATALIPQMNTNTRLITRQPPPAYLNLSRNNSSTSSESGMMSSPVGTPPTSMPSTPPGAGAGSMGPPPTPPPASTPTPTPTSVSTIGGHVTTATQEHVPTPTTSSVSIHRTISPQQNVAVTIAMAGGTNITVPITSLVSQGGVLSGPINIIGSPAGILPGQAVITNQQGNVSLTTSGGQMATGISPARFAQLMTMGLAKNQGGQLRAATGTQNQLSVLNTQQQAAILYNATLQQRAQINPALLQQQQQLQQQLQQQQQQQQQQQQQASPQGQMSQGTNPNQQGQGSNKTNQTITPAQAGVLSQLSSTIQAGIVNAQQQQQQQQQAALQQQQFQAQIAYQKQQLLQRQQQPHQTAAAKKGKKKTIMTPPK is encoded by the exons ATG ACTGCTAGCTTAGAGGCTGCTTTGGAAAAAGCAGAG CATTTGCTTGATATTGCTCAGCACAGACCACCCAAAGCAAGGCATCCAACTTCAAGTAAATG GAAACCATTACAACATAGCTTATATGACTTGTATGTGGAGGAATCAGCTAAAGATCAGGAAGAAAAG AACTTAAAAAGCAGTGTTCATCTTCTGGACAAGTACATTACTCGTGAGAAACTAACATGTCTGATAGTGAATCTATACCCCGGTAATCAGGGCTATTCTCTCATGTTGAGAGGCAAGAACAATGCAG ACACTGAAACATTACGGTTACCTTATGAG GAATCAGAAATGCTGGAATTTCTGGATGCAGAAGAG CTTCCCCCCATCTTAGTTGACTTGTTAGAGAAATCTCAAGCTCCCATCTTTCATAATGGTTGTGTAGTAGCTGAAGTGAGAGATTACAGGCAGTCAGCAAATGGACAGACTCACTCAACACACCATGTGTTGCTTAGACCAACACCACAG ACCTTGATGTGTGATTTGAATGCCTTGACAAGTGATGGCAACAGGTGGTCTACT GATGATAAATTGCAACTTGAAAGCCAGCTTCTTCTTGCCACACAGGAGCCTTTGTGTCTTGATCCGTCCCCGTCTGTGTCTTGTATTGGTAATGCTgtacagcaagacagacacagaCTCAATAACAGACCATTGAAAAA ATGCATGAAGAGGTGCTCTCAAGTAGCCAGAAACAAGCGTGCTCTGCTCAAATCTTTGCCGGCTCCAACTGGATTGAAACTGCATGACTTCCTTGCAAAGAGAGGAAAAGACAGGGGACCACCTGTATCAGTTAATCTTAAAGTTGGAAAGCCTGTAAGTGCG TGTATTGACATGTGGAAGCAAAGGGAGAACGACCTCACTATGCCTGAAAATGTCCTG GCTGAACAGTTTGCAACAATCAATGACAGACCTCGACAAAAAGACAACTCACTG ATAACCATTGAAGAAGTGATGCTTGATATGGAGCGTAGCAATGGCAAGACCTCACATGCAAAAATCTCAATTCGTCAAAGGCAGTTAGACCAAAGTTACCAGGGAGAATTATACTATGACAGAGACTACAGGATACAGGGCACACCAAAACTTGGTGCTACCTGTAG ATTCTTCTTAGGAAGTTGGCAAGGAGCTCAACGCTACAAGAAACAGTTCATTGACCTCTTCACGGAAGAAGGCCGCAGACCTGTCAAAATCACCCGCGTTGTTCCTGGTCAACCACCACAAATGCTGCAGCACATCCCAATGCAGGCATCTGCGtcgtcttcatcatcttcatcatcatcaacagcagcaAAAGCACAAGCACTCCAgagacagcagcagcagcagcgacttaagcagcagcagcagttacaacaacagcagcagttgcagcagcagcaacaacaacagcagttacagcagcaacaacagttgcagcagcaacaacagcagcagcaacagcagcagcaattacaactgcaacaacaacagcagcaacaattGCAGCAGCAattacagcagcagcaacaacagcagcagcagttgCAACAGCAGCAAttgcaacaacagcagcagccagTTACTACTCCAATACATGTTGGTGCTTCACTTCAACAAAATAACAGCAATAACCAAATTACAAATAATCTACATATAAAG CAAGAGCAAGATCAACTGGATGTGAAACCACAACAGATGAAACTCTCTTTAAATTTGAATGGTGCTGCTGGCAGCATTAGTTCCAATACATTAAATAGTCCAATCACTCAGGCTACAATACAAG GTTCTGTGCTGACATCACAGCCAATGAACCTAAGCCTTACCCAACAGCAATTACAGCAACCGCAGGTTCAACATCAACAGCAGCCGATTGCACCGCAACCTCAGCAGTTAACACCACAACAAGTGCAGCAAGCTGCAACAGCATTAATACCTCAGATGAACACCAATACTCGGTTGATAACAAGACAACCACCGCCTGCATATCTTAACTTATCAAG AAATAATAGCAGTACATCATCTGAATCGGGCATGATGTCATCACCAGTGGGTACTCCTCCTACATCTATGCCATCAACACCACCAG GAGCAGGAGCAGGTTCTATGGGACCCCCTCCTACACCACCCCCAGCATCAACGCCAACACCAACACCGACATCAGTATCCACCATAGGTGGGCATGTCACAACAGCAACTCAGGAACATGTACCCACCCCTACAACTAGCAGTGTATCAATCCATCGGACTATTAGTCCACAGCAGAATGTGGCAGTTACCATTGCTATGGCAGGGGGTACAAATATCACAGTGCCAATTACGAGTCTGGTGTCTCAAGGAG GTGTACTCTCTGGTCCCATCAACATTATTGGCAGTCCAGCAGGGATACTACCTGGTCAAGCGGTCATCACCAATCAGCAAGGGAATGTGAGTTTGACCACTAGTGGCGGTCAGATGGCTACAGGAATATCACCTGCCCGGTTTGCTCAGCTGATGACTATGGGACTAGCCAAGAACCAAGGTGGACAGCTGCGGGCAGCTACTGGAACCCAGAATCAGCTGTCAGTGCTG AACACGCAGCAGCAGGCGGCAATTTTGTACAATGCAACATTACAACAACGAGCCCAAATCAATCCAGCATTATTACAGCAACAGCAGCAATTACAGCAACAactccaacaacaacaacagcagcagcagcaacagcaacaacaggCTTCACCTCAGGGTCAAATGTCACAG GGTACCAATCCAAACCAGCAAGGTCAAGGAAGCAATAAAACAAACCAAACAATCACTCCTGCCCAGGCGGGTGTTCTCTCCCAACTGTCATCCACTATTCAG GCTGGTATTGTAAATgctcagcaacagcagcagcagcaacagcaagcGGCACTACAGCAGCAACAATTTCAAGCTCAGATAGCGTATCAAAAACAGCAATTATTACAACGTCAACAGCAACCCCACCAAACTGCAGCAGCGAAAAAGGGCAAAAAGAAAACTATCATGACACCACCGAAATAA
- the LOC140161124 gene encoding uncharacterized protein isoform X2, translating into MTASLEAALEKAEHLLDIAQHRPPKARHPTSSKWKPLQHSLYDLYVEESAKDQEEKNLKSSVHLLDKYITREKLTCLIVNLYPGNQGYSLMLRGKNNADTETLRLPYEESEMLEFLDAEELPPILVDLLEKSQAPIFHNGCVVAEVRDYRQSANGQTHSTHHVLLRPTPQTLMCDLNALTSDGNRWSTDDKLQLESQLLLATQEPLCLDPSPSVSCIGNAVQQDRHRLNNRPLKKCMKRCSQVARNKRALLKSLPAPTGLKLHDFLAKRGKDRGPPVSVNLKVGKPCIDMWKQRENDLTMPENVLAEQFATINDRPRQKDNSLITIEEVMLDMERSNGKTSHAKISIRQRQLDQSYQGELYYDRDYRIQGTPKLGATCRFFLGSWQGAQRYKKQFIDLFTEEGRRPVKITRVVPGQPPQMLQHIPMQASASSSSSSSSSTAAKAQALQRQQQQQRLKQQQQLQQQQQLQQQQQQQQLQQQQQLQQQQQQQQQQQQLQLQQQQQQQLQQQLQQQQQQQQQLQQQQLQQQQQPVTTPIHVGASLQQNNSNNQITNNLHIKQEQDQLDVKPQQMKLSLNLNGAAGSISSNTLNSPITQATIQGSVLTSQPMNLSLTQQQLQQPQVQHQQQPIAPQPQQLTPQQVQQAATALIPQMNTNTRLITRQPPPAYLNLSRNNSSTSSESGMMSSPVGTPPTSMPSTPPGAGAGSMGPPPTPPPASTPTPTPTSVSTIGGHVTTATQEHVPTPTTSSVSIHRTISPQQNVAVTIAMAGGTNITVPITSLVSQGGVLSGPINIIGSPAGILPGQAVITNQQGNVSLTTSGGQMATGISPARFAQLMTMGLAKNQGGQLRAATGTQNQLSVLNTQQQAAILYNATLQQRAQINPALLQQQQQLQQQLQQQQQQQQQQQQQASPQGQMSQGTNPNQQGQGSNKTNQTITPAQAGVLSQLSSTIQAGIVNAQQQQQQQQQAALQQQQFQAQIAYQKQQLLQRQQQPHQTAAAKKGKKKTIMTPPK; encoded by the exons ATG ACTGCTAGCTTAGAGGCTGCTTTGGAAAAAGCAGAG CATTTGCTTGATATTGCTCAGCACAGACCACCCAAAGCAAGGCATCCAACTTCAAGTAAATG GAAACCATTACAACATAGCTTATATGACTTGTATGTGGAGGAATCAGCTAAAGATCAGGAAGAAAAG AACTTAAAAAGCAGTGTTCATCTTCTGGACAAGTACATTACTCGTGAGAAACTAACATGTCTGATAGTGAATCTATACCCCGGTAATCAGGGCTATTCTCTCATGTTGAGAGGCAAGAACAATGCAG ACACTGAAACATTACGGTTACCTTATGAG GAATCAGAAATGCTGGAATTTCTGGATGCAGAAGAG CTTCCCCCCATCTTAGTTGACTTGTTAGAGAAATCTCAAGCTCCCATCTTTCATAATGGTTGTGTAGTAGCTGAAGTGAGAGATTACAGGCAGTCAGCAAATGGACAGACTCACTCAACACACCATGTGTTGCTTAGACCAACACCACAG ACCTTGATGTGTGATTTGAATGCCTTGACAAGTGATGGCAACAGGTGGTCTACT GATGATAAATTGCAACTTGAAAGCCAGCTTCTTCTTGCCACACAGGAGCCTTTGTGTCTTGATCCGTCCCCGTCTGTGTCTTGTATTGGTAATGCTgtacagcaagacagacacagaCTCAATAACAGACCATTGAAAAA ATGCATGAAGAGGTGCTCTCAAGTAGCCAGAAACAAGCGTGCTCTGCTCAAATCTTTGCCGGCTCCAACTGGATTGAAACTGCATGACTTCCTTGCAAAGAGAGGAAAAGACAGGGGACCACCTGTATCAGTTAATCTTAAAGTTGGAAAGCCT TGTATTGACATGTGGAAGCAAAGGGAGAACGACCTCACTATGCCTGAAAATGTCCTG GCTGAACAGTTTGCAACAATCAATGACAGACCTCGACAAAAAGACAACTCACTG ATAACCATTGAAGAAGTGATGCTTGATATGGAGCGTAGCAATGGCAAGACCTCACATGCAAAAATCTCAATTCGTCAAAGGCAGTTAGACCAAAGTTACCAGGGAGAATTATACTATGACAGAGACTACAGGATACAGGGCACACCAAAACTTGGTGCTACCTGTAG ATTCTTCTTAGGAAGTTGGCAAGGAGCTCAACGCTACAAGAAACAGTTCATTGACCTCTTCACGGAAGAAGGCCGCAGACCTGTCAAAATCACCCGCGTTGTTCCTGGTCAACCACCACAAATGCTGCAGCACATCCCAATGCAGGCATCTGCGtcgtcttcatcatcttcatcatcatcaacagcagcaAAAGCACAAGCACTCCAgagacagcagcagcagcagcgacttaagcagcagcagcagttacaacaacagcagcagttgcagcagcagcaacaacaacagcagttacagcagcaacaacagttgcagcagcaacaacagcagcagcaacagcagcagcaattacaactgcaacaacaacagcagcaacaattGCAGCAGCAattacagcagcagcaacaacagcagcagcagttgCAACAGCAGCAAttgcaacaacagcagcagccagTTACTACTCCAATACATGTTGGTGCTTCACTTCAACAAAATAACAGCAATAACCAAATTACAAATAATCTACATATAAAG CAAGAGCAAGATCAACTGGATGTGAAACCACAACAGATGAAACTCTCTTTAAATTTGAATGGTGCTGCTGGCAGCATTAGTTCCAATACATTAAATAGTCCAATCACTCAGGCTACAATACAAG GTTCTGTGCTGACATCACAGCCAATGAACCTAAGCCTTACCCAACAGCAATTACAGCAACCGCAGGTTCAACATCAACAGCAGCCGATTGCACCGCAACCTCAGCAGTTAACACCACAACAAGTGCAGCAAGCTGCAACAGCATTAATACCTCAGATGAACACCAATACTCGGTTGATAACAAGACAACCACCGCCTGCATATCTTAACTTATCAAG AAATAATAGCAGTACATCATCTGAATCGGGCATGATGTCATCACCAGTGGGTACTCCTCCTACATCTATGCCATCAACACCACCAG GAGCAGGAGCAGGTTCTATGGGACCCCCTCCTACACCACCCCCAGCATCAACGCCAACACCAACACCGACATCAGTATCCACCATAGGTGGGCATGTCACAACAGCAACTCAGGAACATGTACCCACCCCTACAACTAGCAGTGTATCAATCCATCGGACTATTAGTCCACAGCAGAATGTGGCAGTTACCATTGCTATGGCAGGGGGTACAAATATCACAGTGCCAATTACGAGTCTGGTGTCTCAAGGAG GTGTACTCTCTGGTCCCATCAACATTATTGGCAGTCCAGCAGGGATACTACCTGGTCAAGCGGTCATCACCAATCAGCAAGGGAATGTGAGTTTGACCACTAGTGGCGGTCAGATGGCTACAGGAATATCACCTGCCCGGTTTGCTCAGCTGATGACTATGGGACTAGCCAAGAACCAAGGTGGACAGCTGCGGGCAGCTACTGGAACCCAGAATCAGCTGTCAGTGCTG AACACGCAGCAGCAGGCGGCAATTTTGTACAATGCAACATTACAACAACGAGCCCAAATCAATCCAGCATTATTACAGCAACAGCAGCAATTACAGCAACAactccaacaacaacaacagcagcagcagcaacagcaacaacaggCTTCACCTCAGGGTCAAATGTCACAG GGTACCAATCCAAACCAGCAAGGTCAAGGAAGCAATAAAACAAACCAAACAATCACTCCTGCCCAGGCGGGTGTTCTCTCCCAACTGTCATCCACTATTCAG GCTGGTATTGTAAATgctcagcaacagcagcagcagcaacagcaagcGGCACTACAGCAGCAACAATTTCAAGCTCAGATAGCGTATCAAAAACAGCAATTATTACAACGTCAACAGCAACCCCACCAAACTGCAGCAGCGAAAAAGGGCAAAAAGAAAACTATCATGACACCACCGAAATAA